In one window of Coriobacteriia bacterium DNA:
- the mfd gene encoding transcription-repair coupling factor: MLIHRLAAQLATSAEFRSIERSLGLGDDATLGIGQSARPLLIAAVYARNPRPTLVVVAGEDAADRTAQALSAYLGRDTVTRFPERKDAPWSDKVADGSVVGARCRAVARLNAGEPCVVVSSARALLRCVPMAGSGYFEPITFQLAQEVPFADVPAQLLFRGYTNAGAADEPGTFHVHGDAIDVFPAQASSPVRMEFFGDEIDAIRRMVPATGQTIGDIERVTLFPCRELALTPQAVERCQKRLYQLAQDDDEVAAHMEMLSQGVVFPELDRYLPQLYATTVSPLAHVSPDTLMVLAEPRSLFDDATRAYDDLSQAAIERRGGSTKRIELDGLYLPPAKLDFGTQQRLTLVALLRAGGAATAEMQVQQPDVAGGARLMRRLSYFTHSGIACVFAIPDSDARRSMKLSLTDERLPIVESLGNDPANAAPLTKAWADVAPTPLPRGSVLVTDAPIPAGIVLPDARLAVISAGDLMSRMAKHGKRRNVDVTDVTFPFKPGDYVVHATHGIALFAQIVRQEVAGRERDYFLLEYAGGDKLFVPFEQVDRITRYVGPEGDAPRLTRLNTADWSRATTKARKAAKKLAFDLVDLYTRRASAQGFAFSPDTPWQREMEQSFPYDVTEDQALAIADIKADMESTKPMDRLLCGDVGFGKTEVALRAAFKATQDKKQVMVLCPTTILAQQHYQTFSERFAPFGVTVEVLSRFRSAKQQREALKGFAAGEVQVLVGTHRLLSNDVNPRDLGLVIVDEEQRFGVQHKEQLKNMREQVDVLTLSATPIPRTMQMAMSGVRDMSLIKTPPAGRRPVKVHVGEWDEDVVSAAIRLELARGGQVYYVSNRVKAIDDAVNRVMSVAPEARVRVAHGQMSERELEDVMESFVTGKTDVLVATTIIESGIDNPHTNTLIIEDAQRLGLAQLYQLKGRVGRGKLQAYAYFMFPPDLPLTPEATERLVAIGEHTDLGSGMKIAMRDLEIRGAGSLMGAEQHGNLSSVGFDLYTQMLGEAVAQARGEEPAEAAEATVTINLPADYFLDEEYVRDVDRRVLAYRKLAAVTELAAVDALEHEIAQTYGELPLAARNLFDRARIRIRADRLGVASVGYVAGKIQLGGTKVPVETAKLWRSRGALVYPKTEKVTYPFRKGEEELVPSALALLEELGGADE, translated from the coding sequence GTGCTCATCCACCGCCTTGCCGCGCAGCTTGCCACCTCTGCCGAGTTTCGCTCCATCGAGCGCTCTCTCGGCTTAGGCGACGATGCCACGCTCGGCATCGGCCAGTCCGCTCGTCCGCTGCTCATCGCGGCCGTCTATGCGCGCAATCCCCGCCCCACGCTCGTCGTCGTGGCCGGCGAGGACGCGGCGGATCGCACAGCACAGGCCCTCTCCGCCTACTTGGGGCGCGACACTGTGACGCGCTTCCCCGAGCGCAAGGATGCTCCTTGGAGCGACAAGGTGGCTGACGGCTCCGTTGTTGGCGCTCGCTGTCGCGCCGTTGCCCGCCTCAACGCGGGCGAGCCGTGCGTCGTCGTGAGCTCGGCCCGCGCGCTTCTGCGCTGCGTTCCCATGGCGGGCAGCGGCTACTTCGAGCCGATCACCTTCCAACTGGCCCAGGAGGTGCCCTTCGCCGACGTGCCCGCCCAGCTGCTGTTCCGCGGGTATACCAACGCGGGCGCAGCCGATGAGCCCGGCACGTTCCACGTCCACGGCGACGCCATCGACGTCTTTCCCGCCCAGGCGTCGAGCCCCGTCCGCATGGAGTTCTTTGGCGACGAGATCGACGCCATCCGCCGCATGGTGCCGGCGACCGGCCAGACGATCGGCGACATCGAGCGTGTCACGCTGTTCCCCTGCCGCGAGCTCGCCCTGACGCCGCAGGCTGTCGAGCGCTGTCAGAAGCGCCTTTACCAGCTGGCGCAGGACGACGACGAGGTCGCCGCCCACATGGAGATGCTCTCCCAGGGCGTCGTCTTTCCCGAGCTTGACCGCTACCTGCCGCAGCTCTATGCGACGACTGTCTCCCCGCTGGCCCACGTCAGCCCCGATACGCTCATGGTGCTCGCCGAGCCGCGCTCGCTGTTCGACGACGCGACGCGCGCCTACGACGACCTCTCTCAGGCCGCTATCGAGCGCCGCGGCGGCTCCACGAAGCGCATCGAGCTCGACGGCCTCTACCTGCCGCCGGCCAAGCTCGACTTCGGTACCCAACAGCGCCTGACCCTGGTGGCCCTGCTGCGTGCTGGCGGCGCCGCGACGGCCGAGATGCAGGTCCAGCAGCCCGACGTCGCCGGTGGCGCCCGCCTCATGCGGCGCCTGTCGTACTTCACGCACTCCGGCATCGCCTGCGTTTTCGCCATCCCCGACTCCGATGCGCGCCGCTCCATGAAGCTGTCGCTGACCGACGAGCGCTTGCCTATCGTCGAGTCGCTCGGCAACGATCCCGCCAATGCCGCCCCGCTCACGAAGGCCTGGGCCGACGTTGCCCCCACGCCTTTGCCCCGCGGGTCGGTCCTCGTGACGGACGCGCCCATCCCGGCAGGCATCGTGCTGCCCGACGCTCGCTTGGCCGTCATCTCGGCCGGTGACCTCATGAGCCGTATGGCCAAGCACGGCAAGCGCCGCAACGTCGACGTGACGGACGTGACGTTCCCGTTCAAGCCGGGCGACTACGTCGTCCATGCCACGCACGGCATCGCGCTGTTCGCGCAGATCGTGCGCCAGGAGGTCGCCGGCCGCGAGCGCGACTACTTCCTGCTGGAGTATGCGGGCGGCGACAAGCTGTTCGTGCCGTTCGAGCAGGTTGACCGTATCACGCGCTACGTCGGCCCCGAGGGCGACGCGCCCCGGCTCACCCGCCTGAACACCGCCGACTGGAGCCGCGCGACCACGAAGGCGCGCAAGGCCGCCAAGAAGCTCGCGTTCGACCTCGTCGACCTCTACACCCGCCGCGCCAGCGCCCAGGGCTTTGCGTTCTCGCCCGACACGCCCTGGCAGCGCGAGATGGAGCAGAGCTTCCCCTACGACGTCACCGAGGACCAGGCGCTCGCTATCGCCGACATCAAGGCCGACATGGAGTCGACTAAGCCGATGGACCGCCTGCTCTGCGGCGACGTGGGCTTCGGCAAGACGGAGGTTGCTCTTCGCGCGGCGTTCAAGGCGACGCAGGACAAAAAGCAGGTCATGGTGCTGTGCCCCACGACGATTCTCGCCCAGCAGCATTACCAGACATTCTCGGAGCGTTTCGCCCCGTTCGGCGTCACCGTCGAGGTCCTCTCGCGCTTCCGCAGCGCCAAGCAGCAGCGCGAGGCACTCAAGGGCTTCGCGGCTGGCGAGGTTCAGGTGCTCGTGGGCACGCATCGCCTGCTGTCCAACGACGTCAACCCGCGCGACCTGGGCCTTGTTATCGTGGACGAGGAGCAACGTTTCGGCGTGCAGCACAAGGAGCAGCTCAAGAACATGCGCGAGCAGGTCGACGTGCTGACGCTGTCGGCGACGCCCATCCCGCGCACGATGCAGATGGCCATGTCGGGCGTTCGCGACATGTCGCTTATCAAGACGCCTCCCGCCGGCCGTCGGCCCGTGAAGGTACACGTCGGCGAGTGGGACGAGGATGTCGTGAGTGCGGCCATCCGCCTGGAGCTGGCGCGTGGCGGCCAGGTGTACTACGTGTCGAACCGCGTCAAGGCCATCGACGACGCCGTGAACCGCGTTATGAGCGTGGCGCCCGAGGCCCGCGTGCGCGTCGCCCATGGTCAGATGAGCGAGCGCGAGCTCGAGGACGTTATGGAGAGCTTCGTCACCGGCAAGACCGACGTGCTCGTGGCCACGACGATCATCGAGAGCGGCATCGACAACCCGCACACGAACACGCTGATCATCGAAGACGCCCAGCGCTTGGGCCTCGCGCAGCTCTACCAGCTCAAGGGGCGCGTCGGTCGTGGCAAGCTGCAGGCCTACGCCTACTTCATGTTCCCGCCCGACCTGCCGTTGACGCCGGAGGCCACCGAGCGCCTCGTCGCGATCGGCGAGCACACTGACCTGGGCAGCGGCATGAAGATCGCGATGCGCGACCTGGAGATCCGCGGCGCCGGCTCGCTCATGGGAGCCGAGCAGCACGGCAACCTCTCGAGCGTCGGCTTCGACCTCTACACGCAGATGCTCGGCGAGGCCGTGGCGCAGGCGCGTGGCGAGGAGCCGGCCGAGGCGGCGGAGGCCACGGTCACCATCAACCTGCCGGCCGACTACTTCCTGGACGAGGAGTACGTGCGCGACGTCGACCGGCGCGTGCTTGCCTACCGCAAGCTCGCGGCCGTCACGGAGCTCGCGGCTGTGGATGCGCTGGAGCACGAGATCGCCCAGACGTACGGGGAGCTGCCGCTGGCGGCTCGCAACCTGTTCGACCGGGCGCGCATTCGCATCCGGGCCGATCGGCTGGGTGTCGCCTCGGTGGGCTACGTTGCCGGCAAGATCCAGCTGGGCGGGACGAAGGTGCCGGTCGAGACCGCCAAGCTGTGGCGTTCCCGCGGCGCGCTCGTCTACCCCAAGACCGAGAAGGTGACGTATCCGTTCCGCAAGGGCGAGGAAGAGCTCGTGCCGAGCGCTCTGGCGTTGCTCGAAGAGCTTGGCGGGGCTGACGAGTAG
- a CDS encoding twin-arginine translocation signal domain-containing protein, translating to MAASTLFTSALDRRSFLKGCLATGALLAAGGLTSHAALADEAAGDKQQGGVLRYYISNPTSIDPFDLEEFNGVAVAFQLFEPLTYYNFETGKLEPLAAESWESNEAGDEWTFKIREGRTFHDGTKVTAASFQYGWNRLCSPSTTDQPSVVSYHLGMVDGYNDVLSGAADELAGVSCPDEMTLKVKLSKPYADFAYVVSAPALAPIPECAKEDFRTYTMAPVGNGPFKMKGSWADGQYIELERYEDYAGEKPLVDGIYFSIFKDKITAYTEFQAGNLDEVDLPSTQAALAVEQYGKSEDGYTAQPGKQVLMGDLLYTSYLGLCVTDPALQDKRVRQALSLAINRQAVCDTIHQGLATPAGDIVPTAIEGNDETRWTYSAYDPDKAGQLLDEAGYPANGDGQRDLNLTILVSSSSDTAEFQMYQADWAAVGVTVEIQQMEYASMLDNFTAGTFQIGSRGWYADYPIMDNFLYPLMYTGNGDNVSHYSSEEFDAKLDEARHTIDNDKRRELMCEVDAIAAEDVPIIPLVHKGLNKVTSARVHDFTINAQMLPLCTKVWLDA from the coding sequence ATGGCTGCATCTACCCTGTTCACCTCTGCTCTTGATCGCCGCAGCTTCCTGAAGGGCTGCCTTGCTACGGGTGCCCTGCTTGCTGCGGGTGGCCTTACGTCCCACGCTGCGCTGGCCGACGAGGCCGCGGGCGACAAGCAACAGGGTGGCGTTCTGCGCTACTACATCTCCAACCCTACGAGCATCGACCCGTTTGACCTGGAGGAGTTCAACGGCGTGGCCGTCGCCTTCCAGCTGTTCGAGCCGCTGACGTACTACAACTTCGAGACGGGCAAGCTCGAGCCCCTCGCTGCCGAGAGCTGGGAGTCCAACGAGGCCGGCGACGAGTGGACGTTCAAGATTCGCGAGGGCCGCACGTTCCACGACGGCACGAAGGTCACGGCTGCCTCGTTCCAGTATGGCTGGAACCGCCTGTGCAGCCCCTCCACGACGGATCAGCCGTCCGTTGTCTCGTATCACCTGGGCATGGTCGACGGCTATAACGACGTGCTGTCCGGCGCCGCTGACGAGCTGGCCGGCGTCAGCTGCCCCGACGAGATGACGCTCAAGGTTAAGCTGTCCAAGCCCTACGCCGACTTCGCCTACGTTGTCTCTGCCCCCGCCCTTGCGCCTATCCCCGAGTGCGCCAAGGAGGACTTCCGTACGTACACGATGGCGCCGGTCGGCAACGGCCCCTTCAAGATGAAGGGCAGCTGGGCTGACGGCCAGTACATCGAGCTCGAGCGCTACGAGGACTACGCCGGCGAGAAGCCGCTGGTCGACGGCATCTACTTCTCCATCTTCAAGGATAAGATCACGGCCTACACCGAGTTCCAGGCGGGTAACCTCGACGAGGTCGACCTTCCCTCGACCCAGGCTGCCCTCGCTGTCGAACAGTACGGCAAGTCCGAGGACGGCTACACGGCCCAGCCGGGCAAGCAGGTCCTCATGGGCGATCTGCTCTACACCTCTTACCTCGGCCTGTGCGTGACCGACCCCGCGCTGCAGGACAAGCGCGTCCGCCAGGCCCTGTCGTTGGCCATCAACCGCCAGGCCGTGTGCGACACCATCCACCAGGGCCTCGCGACGCCCGCCGGCGACATCGTGCCCACGGCTATCGAGGGCAACGACGAGACGCGCTGGACGTACAGTGCCTACGATCCCGACAAGGCCGGCCAGCTGCTCGACGAGGCCGGCTACCCGGCAAACGGTGACGGCCAGCGCGATCTGAACCTGACGATCCTCGTGTCGTCGTCGAGCGACACGGCCGAGTTCCAGATGTACCAGGCCGACTGGGCTGCCGTGGGCGTCACCGTCGAGATCCAGCAGATGGAGTACGCTTCGATGCTTGACAACTTCACGGCGGGTACGTTCCAGATCGGCAGCCGTGGCTGGTACGCGGACTACCCGATCATGGACAACTTCCTGTATCCGCTCATGTATACGGGCAACGGCGACAACGTCTCGCACTACTCCAGCGAGGAGTTCGACGCCAAACTCGACGAGGCGCGTCACACGATCGACAACGATAAGCGTCGCGAGCTCATGTGCGAAGTCGACGCCATCGCGGCCGAGGACGTGCCGATCATCCCGCTCGTGCACAAGGGCCTCAATAAGGTGACGTCGGCTCGCGTGCACGACTTCACGATCAACGCGCAGATGTTGCCGCTGTGCACGAAGGTCTGGCTCGACGCGTAA
- a CDS encoding FAD-binding protein yields the protein MGIELTRRDAIRSAAGLAALGAVGTLAGSPASAAEAPAYEHAKTPADVSGLEQLSCDVLVIGGGGAGICASLAASQAGAKVIICEKLGMLGGATILSGGKIPAVGTKQQVERGEQDTVRANAQDIFRPNNYSVREDLVYTVAERGKDMIEWTEGFGVTWTLDKTLYYGQSAYRMHTADGAGAGLTQKLIDAMGADANIEQHLDTEIKGLIVDGDTVVGACSDELAITARNVVLATSGFGNNDEMIAQYMPEAIPAYKVVAPGATGEGIKWAAELGADLQCMGAWQGYAFHDVDNDKGVEQGIFNNGGIAVNLDGRRFMNEYGGYSELTPHILAQPEHVAFMVFTEEQVAKSTGYEGWQEAGIVYDGASVEELAGVIGVDVEALTATVAAYQAGIETGEDVFNRTKLPASFEPPYHALKITGEIRHTQGGAVTDVACHVLRADGTLIKGLYAAGGCTEGFSSRGGAAYMSGNGLIQALVFGRIAGENAATEDPASAEPVVWEGPQE from the coding sequence ATGGGGATCGAACTTACGAGGCGCGACGCGATCAGAAGCGCGGCGGGGCTGGCGGCACTCGGGGCGGTGGGGACACTCGCGGGGTCACCGGCGAGCGCGGCGGAGGCTCCGGCCTACGAGCACGCCAAGACGCCCGCTGACGTGTCGGGGCTCGAGCAGCTGAGCTGCGATGTCCTCGTCATCGGCGGCGGAGGCGCGGGCATCTGTGCGAGTCTGGCTGCCTCGCAGGCCGGCGCGAAGGTCATCATCTGCGAGAAGCTTGGCATGCTGGGCGGCGCCACGATCCTTTCGGGCGGCAAGATCCCGGCCGTCGGGACGAAGCAGCAGGTTGAGCGCGGCGAGCAGGACACCGTGCGCGCCAACGCCCAAGACATCTTCCGCCCGAATAACTACAGCGTGCGCGAAGACCTCGTCTACACCGTTGCAGAGCGCGGCAAGGACATGATCGAGTGGACCGAGGGCTTCGGAGTCACCTGGACGCTCGACAAGACGCTGTACTACGGTCAAAGCGCATACCGCATGCACACGGCCGACGGCGCGGGAGCGGGCCTCACCCAGAAGCTCATCGACGCGATGGGCGCCGACGCCAATATCGAGCAGCACCTCGACACGGAGATCAAGGGCCTCATCGTTGATGGCGACACCGTCGTGGGCGCCTGCAGCGACGAGCTGGCGATTACGGCCCGCAACGTCGTGCTCGCGACGAGCGGCTTTGGCAACAACGACGAAATGATCGCCCAGTACATGCCCGAGGCCATCCCCGCCTACAAGGTCGTGGCACCGGGCGCAACCGGCGAAGGCATCAAGTGGGCGGCCGAGCTCGGTGCCGACCTGCAGTGCATGGGCGCGTGGCAGGGCTACGCGTTCCACGACGTCGACAACGACAAGGGCGTCGAGCAGGGCATCTTCAACAACGGCGGCATTGCCGTCAACCTGGATGGCCGGCGCTTCATGAACGAGTACGGAGGATATTCCGAGCTCACACCGCACATCCTAGCCCAGCCTGAGCACGTCGCGTTCATGGTGTTCACCGAGGAGCAGGTCGCCAAGAGCACCGGCTACGAGGGGTGGCAGGAGGCGGGCATCGTCTACGACGGCGCGTCCGTCGAGGAGCTGGCAGGCGTGATCGGCGTCGACGTCGAGGCGCTGACGGCTACGGTCGCCGCCTACCAGGCGGGCATCGAGACGGGCGAGGATGTCTTCAACCGCACGAAGCTGCCCGCAAGCTTTGAGCCGCCGTACCACGCGCTCAAGATCACCGGCGAGATCCGTCATACGCAGGGCGGGGCCGTCACCGACGTGGCGTGCCACGTGCTGCGGGCCGACGGGACGCTCATCAAGGGCCTCTACGCTGCCGGCGGCTGCACCGAGGGCTTCTCCTCGCGCGGCGGTGCAGCGTACATGAGCGGCAACGGCCTCATCCAGGCGCTCGTGTTCGGTCGCATCGCCGGCGAGAACGCCGCGACGGAGGATCCCGCCAGCGCGGAGCCCGTCGTGTGGGAGGGCCCACAGGAGTAA
- a CDS encoding helix-turn-helix transcriptional regulator: MAPRTLDDYVARQLQDPEFSAVWREGEGEYQAMRALVRAREEAGLSQRGLSELSGVPQKTISLIESAGTNTTVETLAKLARGMGRVLTIRFEPPSEAAEGPVSARGDLLPAEA; encoded by the coding sequence ATGGCACCACGAACGCTCGATGACTATGTGGCTCGGCAGCTGCAAGATCCCGAGTTTTCCGCTGTCTGGAGAGAGGGCGAGGGCGAGTACCAGGCTATGCGTGCTCTTGTGCGGGCGCGCGAGGAGGCAGGCCTGTCGCAGCGCGGATTATCCGAGCTTTCGGGTGTGCCCCAGAAGACGATAAGCCTTATTGAGTCAGCGGGGACAAACACGACGGTCGAGACGCTAGCGAAACTTGCGCGTGGCATGGGGAGGGTGCTGACCATTCGCTTCGAGCCGCCTTCTGAAGCGGCGGAAGGCCCCGTGTCTGCGAGAGGCGATCTCCTGCCTGCCGAAGCGTAA
- a CDS encoding type II toxin-antitoxin system RelE/ParE family toxin, with product MYQVEFYETSGGAVPVEDFLDGLPIKLREKTLRGLLLLQEMGPALRGEESSYLREGLFELRVQFGGDITRCFYFFHVGKRIIVTSGFVKKAQKTPAREIERALRYKRDWEGRYGTTNAR from the coding sequence ATGTATCAGGTTGAGTTTTACGAGACATCAGGCGGTGCCGTGCCGGTCGAGGACTTTCTCGATGGCCTGCCCATCAAGCTGCGGGAGAAAACGCTGCGCGGGCTGCTTTTGCTGCAGGAGATGGGACCTGCGCTCCGGGGAGAGGAGAGCTCATATCTGCGCGAGGGGCTGTTCGAGCTAAGGGTCCAGTTCGGCGGCGATATAACCCGATGTTTCTACTTCTTTCACGTGGGCAAGCGAATTATCGTGACGAGCGGCTTTGTCAAGAAGGCCCAGAAGACGCCTGCGCGTGAGATTGAGCGGGCACTTCGTTATAAGAGGGACTGGGAGGGGCGATATGGCACCACGAACGCTCGATGA
- a CDS encoding FAD-binding protein → MELMQTRRQVIAAGAAAAAAIGVASSSVGKALAAEVTGATSYTPGTYEATYPGFGGDVTVAMTFDATSITDVEIDAVAETSTVGGPAAQTLQHAILDAQSADVDGVSGATHTSDAVLRGAADCVAQATGGSMEIPEVVMAPGTYKASAPGFSVVREVPVTVTVDEKLIKGIRIDQCVETGHILDAAKLVIPRICDSQCTAVDAISGATITSNAIKAAVDKCLVQALEAAGTDAAALENFHRNKPAKAHEGETVEYDVDVVVCGMGGTGCAACTRVAEMQQQAGREVSVLALEKAALYGGTSCATTSLFAVNSQVTQDCYYGGEQMYDIDEMKQYIVESTNPTEAKLATWDYELAESGPMVDWLYSHGFYFGEPRPGFWGTQYASQYYYCAYQGEDNLATLHRCFDQMVGDYVGMGGRYLLETPADELIVEGGKVVGVRAHNLADGTQYVIHAKAVMIAEGGFAGDPEKMQTWVQGAQAGDWAVLGMTQNTGTMMAAALDAGGRLDGMEGCIAGSVHNIASSKILTGFPINFLEGREDAWRGDTASWSLNDVPNIMSAARDAIYVYPDGTRHINEGGTWSWGTDGPLYWTVWSQPQIDDIAQNGFAENNTQLFLCCGFATFPLNQPIPEMAEVLAAGEEQGFIVSAETLEELAEKMGVDPAALSETIATYNDACASGNDAQFGKDAQYLKAIDGAPYYAIKAMPRTYNSGGGLVTNLDMQVLDENNQAIPGLYAGGNCNMCMPAIAFGGELQMWAYLSGKTAGEKMVADLETL, encoded by the coding sequence ATGGAGCTCATGCAGACCCGTCGCCAGGTCATCGCCGCCGGCGCCGCAGCGGCTGCCGCCATCGGCGTCGCGTCATCGTCCGTCGGCAAGGCGCTTGCTGCGGAGGTGACCGGCGCGACCTCGTACACGCCCGGTACGTACGAGGCGACGTATCCGGGCTTTGGCGGCGACGTCACCGTCGCGATGACGTTTGATGCTACCTCAATCACCGATGTGGAAATCGATGCCGTGGCCGAGACGAGCACGGTAGGCGGCCCGGCTGCCCAGACGCTACAGCATGCCATTCTCGATGCCCAGAGCGCCGACGTCGACGGCGTCAGCGGCGCCACGCACACGAGCGATGCCGTGCTTAGGGGCGCGGCCGATTGCGTTGCGCAGGCGACAGGTGGCTCGATGGAGATTCCTGAGGTCGTCATGGCACCGGGTACGTATAAGGCTTCCGCGCCGGGTTTCTCCGTCGTGCGCGAGGTGCCCGTCACGGTGACGGTTGACGAGAAGCTCATCAAGGGTATTCGCATCGATCAGTGCGTTGAGACTGGCCACATCCTCGACGCTGCCAAGCTCGTCATCCCGCGCATCTGCGACTCCCAGTGCACGGCTGTCGACGCCATCTCCGGCGCCACGATCACGTCGAATGCCATCAAAGCGGCCGTTGACAAGTGCCTCGTCCAGGCGCTTGAGGCGGCGGGTACCGACGCGGCCGCGCTCGAGAACTTCCACCGCAACAAGCCGGCTAAGGCCCACGAGGGCGAGACGGTCGAGTATGACGTCGATGTCGTCGTGTGCGGCATGGGCGGCACGGGGTGCGCCGCGTGCACGCGTGTTGCCGAGATGCAGCAGCAGGCCGGGCGCGAGGTCAGTGTGCTCGCGCTGGAGAAAGCCGCGCTCTACGGCGGCACCTCGTGCGCCACGACGAGCCTGTTCGCCGTGAACTCGCAGGTGACGCAGGATTGCTACTACGGTGGCGAGCAGATGTACGACATCGACGAGATGAAGCAGTACATCGTCGAGTCCACCAATCCCACCGAGGCTAAGCTGGCGACGTGGGATTACGAGCTGGCCGAGAGCGGCCCCATGGTCGACTGGCTCTACAGCCACGGCTTCTACTTCGGTGAGCCGCGTCCGGGCTTCTGGGGCACGCAGTACGCCTCGCAGTATTACTACTGCGCTTATCAGGGCGAGGACAACCTGGCCACGCTGCACCGCTGCTTTGACCAGATGGTCGGCGACTACGTGGGTATGGGCGGTCGCTACCTGCTTGAGACGCCGGCCGACGAGCTCATCGTCGAGGGCGGCAAGGTTGTGGGCGTTCGCGCGCACAACCTCGCCGATGGCACGCAATACGTCATCCACGCCAAGGCCGTCATGATCGCCGAGGGTGGCTTTGCGGGTGATCCCGAGAAGATGCAGACGTGGGTGCAGGGCGCTCAGGCTGGCGACTGGGCCGTGCTGGGCATGACGCAGAACACCGGCACGATGATGGCCGCGGCGCTTGATGCAGGCGGCCGGCTCGATGGCATGGAGGGCTGCATCGCCGGCAGTGTCCATAACATCGCGTCCTCCAAGATTCTGACGGGCTTCCCGATCAACTTCCTCGAGGGACGGGAGGATGCGTGGCGTGGCGACACGGCCTCGTGGTCGCTCAACGACGTGCCCAACATCATGAGCGCGGCACGTGACGCCATCTACGTCTACCCCGACGGCACGCGTCACATCAACGAGGGCGGCACATGGTCGTGGGGCACGGATGGCCCGCTGTACTGGACGGTGTGGTCGCAGCCGCAGATCGACGACATCGCGCAGAACGGCTTTGCCGAGAACAACACGCAGCTCTTCCTGTGCTGCGGCTTTGCGACCTTCCCTCTCAACCAGCCGATTCCCGAGATGGCTGAGGTTCTGGCCGCTGGCGAGGAGCAGGGCTTCATCGTGAGCGCCGAAACGCTCGAGGAGCTGGCCGAGAAGATGGGTGTTGACCCGGCAGCGCTGAGCGAGACGATCGCGACGTATAACGATGCGTGCGCCAGCGGAAATGACGCACAGTTCGGTAAGGACGCGCAGTATCTCAAGGCTATCGACGGCGCGCCGTACTATGCCATCAAAGCTATGCCGCGTACGTACAACTCGGGCGGCGGCCTGGTGACGAACCTGGACATGCAGGTGCTCGACGAGAACAATCAGGCGATTCCCGGCCTGTATGCCGGCGGTAACTGCAACATGTGCATGCCGGCTATTGCGTTCGGAGGCGAGCTGCAGATGTGGGCCTATCTTTCCGGTAAGACTGCCGGTGAGAAAATGGTGGCCGATCTCGAGACGCTGTAG
- a CDS encoding LysR family transcriptional regulator, translating to MEIRQLEYFVAVADMGGFTRAAQVCHVVQTTVSHAIAALERELGVELFVREGRSVRLTPEGRVLLSDARTVVERVRRAERDLRRRQSSQRDALLLGYYGAGLGDDFPETIRRFRAQTGLDVVLRGADSDAARDDLAAEVRLGAIDAFLIAHAPIAEYDRWARQIVVAYNRVFLACAPDDELADERSSLPRGGLGPVAASICLFRASRTDEYVAAMRAWLAEDFGVDSTLISWNDSMEDVRLLVRCGQCRTLSFRNADAPSFEEGGLVYRRIDELEYLPVTLVCRRDDDAGASGDSCPPEFASPAERFAEVARAVSSERGIDVIRVEDGATVSGS from the coding sequence ATGGAGATCAGGCAACTGGAGTATTTCGTCGCGGTGGCCGACATGGGCGGGTTTACGCGGGCGGCGCAGGTGTGCCATGTCGTGCAGACGACGGTGAGTCATGCGATCGCTGCGCTTGAGCGTGAGCTCGGTGTCGAGCTGTTCGTGCGCGAGGGGCGCTCTGTGCGCCTAACACCTGAGGGGCGCGTGCTGTTGTCCGATGCCCGCACAGTCGTTGAGCGTGTACGCCGCGCCGAGCGCGATCTTCGACGCCGGCAGTCATCCCAGCGTGACGCGTTGCTGCTGGGCTACTATGGTGCTGGCTTGGGTGACGATTTTCCCGAAACGATTCGACGCTTTCGCGCACAGACGGGTCTCGATGTCGTGTTGCGCGGGGCCGACTCCGATGCCGCACGCGACGATCTCGCTGCTGAAGTGCGCCTTGGGGCAATCGACGCCTTTCTTATCGCACATGCGCCGATTGCGGAGTATGACCGCTGGGCGCGTCAGATCGTCGTCGCCTACAACCGGGTGTTTCTCGCATGTGCCCCCGATGACGAACTTGCTGACGAACGATCATCTCTGCCGCGCGGGGGATTGGGACCGGTCGCTGCGAGCATCTGTCTGTTTCGGGCGTCGCGTACTGACGAGTATGTGGCCGCGATGCGTGCTTGGCTGGCCGAGGACTTCGGCGTCGACTCGACCCTCATCTCGTGGAACGACAGCATGGAGGATGTGAGGCTGCTCGTGCGCTGCGGGCAGTGCCGCACGCTGTCGTTTCGCAACGCCGACGCGCCGAGCTTCGAGGAGGGCGGCCTGGTCTACCGGCGCATCGACGAACTGGAATACCTGCCGGTCACGCTCGTGTGCCGTCGGGACGATGATGCTGGCGCGTCTGGCGATTCTTGTCCACCCGAGTTTGCCTCCCCGGCAGAGCGCTTTGCCGAGGTGGCCCGCGCCGTCTCGAGCGAGCGTGGCATCGACGTCATCCGCGTCGAGGACGGGGCCACGGTGTCGGGATCCTAA